A window from Vanessa atalanta chromosome 18, ilVanAtal1.2, whole genome shotgun sequence encodes these proteins:
- the LOC125070873 gene encoding RNA-binding protein 4.1 → MVAQTKVFVGSLPQGSKPEDLRKLFERFGVVTECDIMNRCGFVHMQTEDQAAAAIRALNNTTFNGGVITVERGRIKERGQRGGGGRGGMRGGMRGSMDRRGGGPMRGGPGGPRDAPYPHMRDSRPMGPMRGSDMRGPPMGGGGMPMRNGMGGAPYDRSMERPPMGGGYDDRYNGYGGEDRRGFALMDGRGTRDQYGAPPPMYPDDRRGYGAPVDDMAAMYPDDRRAPMYPDERDMMDRRAPMRGGPMPMSSGYDRAPPRAAPMGNGDMYSRRTPPPMRGAAGAGGGYDRDPYAQQYPPMGRMWAPG, encoded by the exons ATGGTGGCG CAAACGAAGGTGTTTGTGGGAAGTTTACCCCAGGGGTCTAAACCAGAGGATCTCCGAAAATTGTTTGAACGTTTTGGAGTTGTGACAGAATGTGATATCATGAATAGATGCGGATTTGTTCACATGCAAACTGAAGACCAGGCCGCTGCCGCTATCCGGGCACTCAATAATACCACATTCAATGGCGGCGTTATTACTGTTGAGCGTGGAAGGATCAAGGAGCGAGGTCAGCGCGGTGGTGGCGGCCGTGGAGGAATGCGAGGAGGCATGAGGGGATCTATGGATCGCAGAGGTGGAGGTCCGATGCGCGGTGGACCCGGTGGACCCCGTGATGCTCCCTATCCTCACATGCGCGATTCACGGCCGATGGGCCCCATGCGCGGTTCTGATATGCGAGGACCTCCAATGGGCGGTGGAGGTATGCCGATGAGAAATGGAATGGGAGGCGCTCCCTACGATCGCAGCATGGAGAGACCTCCCATGGGTGGCGGGTACGATGATCGTTACAACGGTTATGGAGGGGAAGATCGTCGAGGCTTCGCGCTAATGGACGGGCGAGGCACCCGCGACCAGTACGGTGCACCGCCACCGATGTACCCTGACGACAGACGCGGATACGGCGCCCCAGTAGACGATATGGCGGCCATGTATCCAGATGACAGACGGGCTCCTATGTACCCCGACGAAAGGGACATGATGGACAGAAGGGCACCGATGCGTGGTGGGCCTATGCCAATGTCTTCCGGCTATGATAGAGCACCTCCCAGAGCTGCCCCTATGGGCAACGGAGACATGTACAGCAGAAGGACACCACCTCCCAT GCGTGGAGCAGCTGGTGCTGGTGGTGGCTATGACAGAGATCCCTACGCACAACAGTACCCTCCCATGGGACG gATGTGGGCTCCTGGCTGA
- the LOC125070963 gene encoding transcription termination factor 2 isoform X2: MPKSIKDEKKSPKIKKSPKGKTEEASVQRVSSDIKQYLLPPSYPNQVVYVKKHVRENELSKLNGLREDLQNIRYLLENMDVATLPDGGVKLIERLTALEADVRRQGDKVAAMVVEPDEPTAEDVAKDGFANEDKGLSWDDIQKASNAVQPRMFGRQAMATHMAERNLILERLRDLHAALASRPPEHAHAPQPAAVRSALMPHQLHALAWLAWRETQRPRGGVLADDMGLGKTITMISLIVSDKEKNLDNEDEDDDPDKGRLAQGGTLVVCPASLLQQWAGEVSTHCGAHALSVCAHHGAARALQPRRLAAADVVLTTYNILQRESEKGGVLTRVFWRRVILDEAHAVRNHKAATSQAVCALRAARRWALTGTPLHNKDLDLFALLKFLRCTPFDDLAMWKKWIDNKSQGGQERLNTVMRCIMLRRTKQQLQERGQLKCLPQRTEHQQDVTLDTDEMNVYQKVLVFSKTLFAQFLHQRAERQADAQGFLPPGKDSQYAKVHKQMIALQGAKPVKSHEILVLLLRLRQVCGHCGLIASMLDPDDAPVDEDLGSKDLLAELNKLTLDDSRSRRKSGEKKKEEEEEEEAEGTTAAEAIRSVLSPNNPVFDLQRRSAKIRAVMECLQENVFKNKGEKAVVVSQWTSVLALVERELRAAKVRCVTLSGRVPVPARPPLIAALNDARSDVRVMLLSLCAGGVGLNLVGANHLLLLDPHWNPQLEQQAQDRIFRVGQTKHVHIYRFTCLDTVEQSIRQLQKAKLELADNVLTGAKNNTASKLTIEDLKLLFNMGPQSTS, from the exons atAAAAGATGAAAAGAAATCACCCAAGATAAAGAAGAGTCCCAAAGGGAAAACCGAAGAGGCATCTGTACAGCGAGTGAGCAGTGATATTAAACAGTACCTCCTGCCGCCGAGCTATCCCAACCAAGTCGTGTACGTCAAGAAACATGTACGAGAAAATGAACTCAGTAAACTTAACGGACTTAGGGAGGATTTGCAGAATATCAGG TACTTGCTGGAGAACATGGATGTGGCCACGCTGCCGGACGGCGGGGTCAAGCTCATCGAGCGACTCACGGCGCTGGAGGCCGACGTGCGGCGCCAGGGGGACAAGGTCGCCGCCATGGTCGTCGAGCCCG atgAGCCCACAGCAGAGGACGTGGCCAAGGATGGCTTCGCGAACGAAGACAAGGGCCTGTCGTGGGACGACATCCAGAAGGCCAGCAACGCGGTGCAGCCGCGGATGTTCGGGCGCCAGGCGATGGCGACGCACATGGCGGAGCGCAACCTGATCCTGGAGCGCCTGCGCGACCTGCACGCGGCGCTGGCGTCGCGGCCGCCCGAGCACGCGCACGCGCCGCAGCCCGCCGCCGTGCGCAGCGCGCTCATGCCGCACCAGCTGCACGCGCTGGCCTGGCTGGCGTGGCGCGAGACGCAGCGCCCGCGCGGCGGCGTGCTGG CTGACGACATGGGTCTCGGCAAGACGATTACAATGATATCTCTGATCGTGAGTGATAAGGAGAAAAATCTCGATAACGAAGACGAAGACGATGATCCAGATAAGGGTCGAC TGGCGCAGGGCGGCACGCTGGTGGTGTGCCCCGCGTCGCTGCTGCAGCAGTGGGCGGGCGAGGTGAGCACGCACTGCGGCGCGCACGCGCTGTCCGTGTGCGCGCACCAcggcgccgcgcgcgcgctgcAGCCGCGCCGCCTGGCCGCCGCCGACGTCGTGCTCACCACCTACAACATCCTGCAGCGCGAGAGCGAGAAG GGCGGCGTGCTGACGCGCGTGTTCTGGCGGCGCGTGATCCTGGACGAGGCGCACGCCGTGCGCAACCACAAGGCGGCCACGTCGCAGGCCGTGTGCGCGctgcgggcggcgcggcgctggGCGCTCACGGGCACGCCGCTGCACAACAAGGACCTCGACCTCTTCGCGCTGCTCAAGTTCCTGCGCTGTACGCCCTTCGACGACCTCGCC ATGTGGAAGAAATGGATCGACAACAAGAGTCAGGGCGGTCAGGAGCGCCTCAACACGGTGATGCGCTGCATCATGCTGCGACGCACGAAGCAGCAGCTGCAGGAGCGCGGACAGCTCAAGTGTCTGCCGCAGCGCACCGAGCACCAGCAGGACGTGACCCTCGACACCGACGAGATGAACGTCTACCAGAAG GTGCTGGTGTTCTCGAAGACACTGTTTGCTCAGTTCCTGCACCAGCGCGCAGAGCGCCAGGCCGACGCGCAGGGCTTCCTGCCGCCGGGCAAGGACAGCCAGTATGCGAAGGTGCACAAGCAGATGATCGCACTGCAGG GTGCGAAACCCGTGAAATCTCACGAGATCTTGGTTTTGCTGTTGCGTCTTCGACAGGTGTGCGGACATTGCGGCCTCATTGCCAGCATGCTGGACCCTGACGATGCGCCAGTTGACGAGGACCTGGGCAGCAAAGATCTTCTGGCTGAGCTCAATAAACTCACTTTGGACGATTCGCGTTCAAGACGGAAG AGTGGTGAAAAGAAAAAGGAGGAGGAAGAAGAAGAGGAAGCGGAGGGCACGACGGCCGCCGAAGCCATCCGCTCCGTACTGTCGCCCAACAACCCCGTGTTCGACCTGCAACGGAGATCTGCCAAGATACGGGCCGTCATGGAATGTCTACAGGAAAATGTCTTCAAAAATAAGG GCGAGAAGGCGGTGGTGGTGTCGCAGTGGACGTCCGTGCTGGCGCTGGTGGAGCGCGAGCTGCGCGCGGCCAAAGTGCGCTGCGTCACGCTGAGCGGCCGCGTGCCCGTGCCCGCGCGCCCGCCGCTCATCGCCGCGCTCAACGACGCGCGCTCCGACGTGCGG GTCATGCTGCTCTCGCTGTGTGCGGGGGGCGTCGGTCTGAACCTGGTCGGCGCGAATCACCTGCTCTTGCTGGACCCGCACTGGAACCCGCAGCTGGAGCAGCAGGCCCAGGACCGCATCTTCCGCGTCGGCCAGACCAAGCACGTTCACATATACAG GTTCACGTGCTTGGACACCGTTGAGCAGTCCATCAGACAGCTTCAGAAGGCGAAACTGGAGCTAGCGGACAACGTGCTCACCGGAGCGAAGAACAATACCGCGTCGAAACTTACCATTGAAGACCTCAAGTTACTTTTCAATATGGGCCCGCAATCTACCTCATGA
- the LOC125070944 gene encoding uncharacterized protein LOC125070944, translating to MSIERRSCTGSAPHVTKRLCATLMFFIGIVCIFGGYLLGRMARNEVKRTNDIISINLTIAADNLYKKAKRIPPKAVHHNDPDKLTAKLLDVFHCSVQECGVITNYNVADFIKITINNEVTKFIKSINNASQYIDSLR from the exons ATGAGTATTGAGCGTAGATCTTGCACGGGCTCAGCCCCCCATGTGACGAAGAGGTTATGTGCAACATTAATGTTCTTTATTGGAATCGTGTGTATATTTGGAG GCTATTTATTGGGACGGATGGCGCGAAATGAGGTGAAGAGGACCAATGACATAATATCCATCAATCTAACAATCGCAGCGGACAATTTGTACAAAAAAGCTAAAAGAATACCTCCTAAGGCCGTACATCACAATGATCCAGATAAATTAACTGCCAAATTGTTGGACGTTTTCCATTGCAGTGTGCAAGAGTGTGGCGTGATAACGAATTACAATGTTGctgatttcataaaaataacaattaataatgaaGTCACTAAATTCATAAAATCGATTAATAATGCATCACAATACATAGATTCGTTAAGGTga